Proteins from a genomic interval of Danio rerio strain Tuebingen ecotype United States chromosome 4, GRCz12tu, whole genome shotgun sequence:
- the eps8a gene encoding epidermal growth factor receptor kinase substrate 8a isoform X37 translates to MNGYTPPASQMNGHGSLSPDVPGKKSSGKALYEQRKNYTKNSINSLTDTSQYHVEHLTTFVMDRKEAMLTIEDGIRKLRLLDAKGKIWTQDMLLQVDNRAVSLIDHDSKNELENFPLGSIQHCQPVTNACSYDSILALVCKESGQGKPDLHLFQCEDIKASLIHMDIESAISDHKGGKIKKRPEVLKMILKSDGSIPPPPGGPAPQAPAAVNQVDTKSRVASWSAWTNEQQDNDPQRHYTELDTPPEMSAAQVDRDVQILNHILDDIEHFVTKLQKAAEAFNELSKRKKSKKSKKKGPGEGVLTLRAKPPTQDEFIDCFQKFKHAFNLLGKLKNHIQNPSAVDLVHFLFNPLKLVIQTSGGVDLAKSVVVPLLTREAIEFLHTAGSAEERHLWVTLGDAWTKCKLEWPKDYPFPSHTLSFRDGWEPPVLVSREQDVTQLAERLNAAQSETPRPPITQQTVQDFSSADGYGLTHATHKRLHQLETDMAMAALKHAVSRHVDRNLDAHSRTAQRNFAKSKYDFVARNNTELSVLKDEVVEVLDDRKQWWKVRNGAGASGYVPNNILEISRAVDMTGRGEPIYSHTIQLMMPKKEFELFKKQRTDYVPRPTVTEAPPTPTPPPPPAPLLPTASPANQSAAAIIPANQSTGATSPANQRAVATSPANQSTAAADQANQSESNSGEQHDDTVSESDSVNMREQQRERAAPANRRKSNMEEVQDELMYRLTLGRSAQKRIQTPSRSSQPALSISYDSTPQQVKDWLMLKGFSAATVSSLGVLTGAQLFSLNKDELKTVCPDDGARVFSQISVQKAALEVFF, encoded by the exons cggaCACGGCTCGCTGTCTCCAGATGTTCCCGGCAAAAAGTCGAGTGGTAAAGCTCTGTACG AGCAAAGGAAAAACTACACCAAAAACAGCATCAACAGCCTGACGGACACGTCTCAGTATCATGTGGAG catCTGACCACGTTTGTGATGGACCGTAAGGAGGCGATGCTGACCATCGAGGACGGCATCAGGAAACTGCGGCTGCTGGACGCTAAAGGGAAGATCTGGACTCAGGACATGCTGCTGCAGGTGGACAACAGAGCAGTCAGCCTCATAGACCACGACAGCAAG aatgAGCTGGAGAACTTTCCTCTGGGCTCCATCCAGCACTGTCAGCCCGTCACCAACGCCTGCAGCTACGACTCCATCTTGGCTCTAGTGTGTAAGGAGTCCGGGCAGGGGAAACCAGACCTGCACCTGTTCCAGTGCGAGGACATCaag GCCAGTCTAATCCACATGGACATCGAGAGCGCCATCAGCGACCACAAGGGCGGGAAAATCAAGAAGAGGCCGGAGGTGCTGAA gaTGATCCTGAAGAGTGACGGAAGCATCCCTCCGCCTCCAGGAGGCCCCGCCCCTCAGGCGCcagcagctgtcaatcaagtggacACCAAGAGCCGAGTGGCCAGCTGGTCAGCCTGGACCAATGAGCAGCAGGACA acGACCCACAGAGACActacacagagctggacacgcctccTGAGATGAGCGCAGCACAGGTGGACAGAGATGTG CAAATCCTCAATCACATTCTGGACGACATCGAACACTTCGTCACCAAACTGCAGAAAGCTGCCGAGGCCTTTAACGAGCTCTCCAAACGCAAGAAGAGTAAGAAGAGCAAGAAGAAGGGCCCTGGAG AGGGAGTTCTGACACTGAGAGCCAAACCGCCGACTCAGGACGAGTTCATCGACTGCTTCCAGAAGTTCAAACACGCCTTCAACCTGCTG GGGAAGTTGAAGAACCACATTCAGAATCCCAGCGCTGTAGATCTGGTTCACTTCCTGTTCAATCCACTCAAGCTG GTGATCCAGACGTCTGGAGGAGTTGATCTGGCTAAAAGTGTAGTCGTTCCTCTCCTCACCAGAGAAGCCATCGAGTTCCTGCACACAGCGGGATCTGCGGAGGAGAGACACCTATGGGTGACACTAGGAGATGCATGGACCAAGTGCAA GCTGGAGTGGCCGAAGGATTATCCGTTTCCTTCGCACACGTTGAGTTTTCGGGATGGCTGGGAGCCGCCGGTGCTGGTGTCGCGGGAGCAGGACGTCACTCAGCTAGCGGAGAGACTGAACGCTGCGCAGAGCGAGACTCCGAGGCCGCCAATCACT CAGCAGACAGTGCAGGATTTCAGCAGTGCAGACGGGTACGGCCTCACTCACGCCACACACAAGCGTTTGCATCAGCTGGAGACAGATATGGCCATGGCCGCTCTCAAACATGCGGTCAGCCGGCATGTAGATAG GAATCTGGACGCTCACAGCAGGACGGCGCAGAGAAACTTTGCCAAATCCAAGTATGACTTTGTGGCCAGAAACAACACGGAGCTGTCTGTGCTGAAGGACGAGGTGGTGGAG GTGCTGGACGACAGGAAGCAGTGGTGGAAGGTGCGCAACGGAGCGGGAGCGTCAGGATACGTGCCAAACAACATCCTGGAGATCAGCAGAGCGGTGGACATGACGGGCCGCGGAGAGCCCATATACAGCCACACTAtacag CTAATGATGCCAAAAAAGGAATTTGAGTTGTTTAag AAGCAGCGGACAGATTATGTGCCCAGGCCGACAGTGACTGAAGCTCCGCCCACGCCGACCCCCCCTCCCCCGCCAGCCCCACTGCTACCCACTGCCAGCCCAGCCAATCAGAGTGCAGCAGCCATCATCCCAGCTAATCAGAGCACAGGGGCCACCAGCCCGGCCAATCAAAGAGCAGTGGCCACAAGCCCGGCCAATCAGAGCACAGCAGCTGCTGATCAGGCCAACCAAAGTGAGAGCAACAGCGGAGAGCAGCACGACGACACTGTGAGCGAGAGCGACAGCGTGAACATGAGAGAGCAGCAGAGGGAGAGAGCAGCGCCGGCCAacc GGCGTAAGTCTAACATGGAGGAGGTCCAGGATGAGCTGATGTACAGGCTGACTCTGGGTCGCAGCGCGCAGAAGCGGATCCAGACCCCGAGCCGGAGCAGTCAGCCGGCGCTCAGCATCAGCTACGACTCCACACCGCAGCAGGTCAAGGACTGGCTGATGCTCAAAGGCTTCAGCGCCGC GACCGTGAGCAGTCTCGGGGTGCTGACCGGCGCTCAGCTCTTCTCTCTGAATAAAGACGAGCTGAAGACGGTGTGTCCAGATGACGGCGCTCGCGTCTTCAGCCAGATCAGCGTGCAGAAGGCCGCTCTGGAG GTTTTCTTCTGA
- the eps8a gene encoding epidermal growth factor receptor kinase substrate 8a isoform X30: MDNRSGSVCVGQSPDMNGYTPPASQMNGHGSLSPDVPGKKSSGKALYEQRKNYTKNSINSLTDTSQYHVEHLTTFVMDRKEAMLTIEDGIRKLRLLDAKGKIWTQDMLLQVDNRAVSLIDHDSKNELENFPLGSIQHCQPVTNACSYDSILALVCKESGQGKPDLHLFQCEDIKASLIHMDIESAISDHKGGKIKKRPEVLKMILKSDGSIPPPPGGPAPQAPAAVNQVDTKSRVASWSAWTNEQQDNDPQRHYTELDTPPEMSAAQVDRDVQILNHILDDIEHFVTKLQKAAEAFNELSKRKKSKKSKKKGPGEGVLTLRAKPPTQDEFIDCFQKFKHAFNLLGKLKNHIQNPSAVDLVHFLFNPLKLVIQTSGGVDLAKSVVVPLLTREAIEFLHTAGSAEERHLWVTLGDAWTKCKLEWPKDYPFPSHTLSFRDGWEPPVLVSREQDVTQLAERLNAAQSETPRPPITQQTVQDFSSADGNLDAHSRTAQRNFAKSKYDFVARNNTELSVLKDEVVEVLDDRKQWWKVRNGAGASGYVPNNILEISRAVDMTGRGEPIYSHTIQKQRTDYVPRPTVTEAPPTPTPPPPPAPLLPTASPANQSAAAIIPANQSTGATSPANQRAVATSPANQSTAAADQANQSESNSGEQHDDTVSESDSVNMREQQRERAAPANRRKSNMEEVQDELMYRLTLGRSAQKRIQTPSRSSQPALSISYDSTPQQVKDWLMLKGFSAATVSSLGVLTGAQLFSLNKDELKTVCPDDGARVFSQISVQKAALEVFF, encoded by the exons cggaCACGGCTCGCTGTCTCCAGATGTTCCCGGCAAAAAGTCGAGTGGTAAAGCTCTGTACG AGCAAAGGAAAAACTACACCAAAAACAGCATCAACAGCCTGACGGACACGTCTCAGTATCATGTGGAG catCTGACCACGTTTGTGATGGACCGTAAGGAGGCGATGCTGACCATCGAGGACGGCATCAGGAAACTGCGGCTGCTGGACGCTAAAGGGAAGATCTGGACTCAGGACATGCTGCTGCAGGTGGACAACAGAGCAGTCAGCCTCATAGACCACGACAGCAAG aatgAGCTGGAGAACTTTCCTCTGGGCTCCATCCAGCACTGTCAGCCCGTCACCAACGCCTGCAGCTACGACTCCATCTTGGCTCTAGTGTGTAAGGAGTCCGGGCAGGGGAAACCAGACCTGCACCTGTTCCAGTGCGAGGACATCaag GCCAGTCTAATCCACATGGACATCGAGAGCGCCATCAGCGACCACAAGGGCGGGAAAATCAAGAAGAGGCCGGAGGTGCTGAA gaTGATCCTGAAGAGTGACGGAAGCATCCCTCCGCCTCCAGGAGGCCCCGCCCCTCAGGCGCcagcagctgtcaatcaagtggacACCAAGAGCCGAGTGGCCAGCTGGTCAGCCTGGACCAATGAGCAGCAGGACA acGACCCACAGAGACActacacagagctggacacgcctccTGAGATGAGCGCAGCACAGGTGGACAGAGATGTG CAAATCCTCAATCACATTCTGGACGACATCGAACACTTCGTCACCAAACTGCAGAAAGCTGCCGAGGCCTTTAACGAGCTCTCCAAACGCAAGAAGAGTAAGAAGAGCAAGAAGAAGGGCCCTGGAG AGGGAGTTCTGACACTGAGAGCCAAACCGCCGACTCAGGACGAGTTCATCGACTGCTTCCAGAAGTTCAAACACGCCTTCAACCTGCTG GGGAAGTTGAAGAACCACATTCAGAATCCCAGCGCTGTAGATCTGGTTCACTTCCTGTTCAATCCACTCAAGCTG GTGATCCAGACGTCTGGAGGAGTTGATCTGGCTAAAAGTGTAGTCGTTCCTCTCCTCACCAGAGAAGCCATCGAGTTCCTGCACACAGCGGGATCTGCGGAGGAGAGACACCTATGGGTGACACTAGGAGATGCATGGACCAAGTGCAA GCTGGAGTGGCCGAAGGATTATCCGTTTCCTTCGCACACGTTGAGTTTTCGGGATGGCTGGGAGCCGCCGGTGCTGGTGTCGCGGGAGCAGGACGTCACTCAGCTAGCGGAGAGACTGAACGCTGCGCAGAGCGAGACTCCGAGGCCGCCAATCACT CAGCAGACAGTGCAGGATTTCAGCAGTGCAGACGG GAATCTGGACGCTCACAGCAGGACGGCGCAGAGAAACTTTGCCAAATCCAAGTATGACTTTGTGGCCAGAAACAACACGGAGCTGTCTGTGCTGAAGGACGAGGTGGTGGAG GTGCTGGACGACAGGAAGCAGTGGTGGAAGGTGCGCAACGGAGCGGGAGCGTCAGGATACGTGCCAAACAACATCCTGGAGATCAGCAGAGCGGTGGACATGACGGGCCGCGGAGAGCCCATATACAGCCACACTAtacag AAGCAGCGGACAGATTATGTGCCCAGGCCGACAGTGACTGAAGCTCCGCCCACGCCGACCCCCCCTCCCCCGCCAGCCCCACTGCTACCCACTGCCAGCCCAGCCAATCAGAGTGCAGCAGCCATCATCCCAGCTAATCAGAGCACAGGGGCCACCAGCCCGGCCAATCAAAGAGCAGTGGCCACAAGCCCGGCCAATCAGAGCACAGCAGCTGCTGATCAGGCCAACCAAAGTGAGAGCAACAGCGGAGAGCAGCACGACGACACTGTGAGCGAGAGCGACAGCGTGAACATGAGAGAGCAGCAGAGGGAGAGAGCAGCGCCGGCCAacc GGCGTAAGTCTAACATGGAGGAGGTCCAGGATGAGCTGATGTACAGGCTGACTCTGGGTCGCAGCGCGCAGAAGCGGATCCAGACCCCGAGCCGGAGCAGTCAGCCGGCGCTCAGCATCAGCTACGACTCCACACCGCAGCAGGTCAAGGACTGGCTGATGCTCAAAGGCTTCAGCGCCGC GACCGTGAGCAGTCTCGGGGTGCTGACCGGCGCTCAGCTCTTCTCTCTGAATAAAGACGAGCTGAAGACGGTGTGTCCAGATGACGGCGCTCGCGTCTTCAGCCAGATCAGCGTGCAGAAGGCCGCTCTGGAG GTTTTCTTCTGA
- the eps8a gene encoding epidermal growth factor receptor kinase substrate 8a isoform X27 codes for MDNRSGSVCVGQSPDMNGYTPPASQMNGHGSLSPDVPGKKSSGKALYEQRKNYTKNSINSLTDTSQYHVEHLTTFVMDRKEAMLTIEDGIRKLRLLDAKGKIWTQDMLLQVDNRAVSLIDHDSKNELENFPLGSIQHCQPVTNACSYDSILALVCKESGQGKPDLHLFQCEDIKASLIHMDIESAISDHKGGKIKKRPEVLKMILKSDGSIPPPPGGPAPQAPAAVNQVDTKSRVASWSAWTNEQQDNDPQRHYTELDTPPEMSAAQVDRDVQILNHILDDIEHFVTKLQKAAEAFNELSKRKKSKKSKKKGPGEGVLTLRAKPPTQDEFIDCFQKFKHAFNLLGKLKNHIQNPSAVDLVHFLFNPLKLVIQTSGGVDLAKSVVVPLLTREAIEFLHTAGSAEERHLWVTLGDAWTKCKLEWPKDYPFPSHTLSFRDGWEPPVLVSREQDVTQLAERLNAAQSETPRPPITQQTVQDFSSADGNLDAHSRTAQRNFAKSKYDFVARNNTELSVLKDEVVEVLDDRKQWWKVRNGAGASGYVPNNILEISRAVDMTGRGEPIYSHTIQLMMPKKEFELFKKQRTDYVPRPTVTEAPPTPTPPPPPAPLLPTASPANQSAAAIIPANQSTGATSPANQRAVATSPANQSTAAADQANQSESNSGEQHDDTVSESDSVNMREQQRERAAPANRRKSNMEEVQDELMYRLTLGRSAQKRIQTPSRSSQPALSISYDSTPQQVKDWLMLKGFSAATVSSLGVLTGAQLFSLNKDELKTVCPDDGARVFSQISVQKAALEVFF; via the exons cggaCACGGCTCGCTGTCTCCAGATGTTCCCGGCAAAAAGTCGAGTGGTAAAGCTCTGTACG AGCAAAGGAAAAACTACACCAAAAACAGCATCAACAGCCTGACGGACACGTCTCAGTATCATGTGGAG catCTGACCACGTTTGTGATGGACCGTAAGGAGGCGATGCTGACCATCGAGGACGGCATCAGGAAACTGCGGCTGCTGGACGCTAAAGGGAAGATCTGGACTCAGGACATGCTGCTGCAGGTGGACAACAGAGCAGTCAGCCTCATAGACCACGACAGCAAG aatgAGCTGGAGAACTTTCCTCTGGGCTCCATCCAGCACTGTCAGCCCGTCACCAACGCCTGCAGCTACGACTCCATCTTGGCTCTAGTGTGTAAGGAGTCCGGGCAGGGGAAACCAGACCTGCACCTGTTCCAGTGCGAGGACATCaag GCCAGTCTAATCCACATGGACATCGAGAGCGCCATCAGCGACCACAAGGGCGGGAAAATCAAGAAGAGGCCGGAGGTGCTGAA gaTGATCCTGAAGAGTGACGGAAGCATCCCTCCGCCTCCAGGAGGCCCCGCCCCTCAGGCGCcagcagctgtcaatcaagtggacACCAAGAGCCGAGTGGCCAGCTGGTCAGCCTGGACCAATGAGCAGCAGGACA acGACCCACAGAGACActacacagagctggacacgcctccTGAGATGAGCGCAGCACAGGTGGACAGAGATGTG CAAATCCTCAATCACATTCTGGACGACATCGAACACTTCGTCACCAAACTGCAGAAAGCTGCCGAGGCCTTTAACGAGCTCTCCAAACGCAAGAAGAGTAAGAAGAGCAAGAAGAAGGGCCCTGGAG AGGGAGTTCTGACACTGAGAGCCAAACCGCCGACTCAGGACGAGTTCATCGACTGCTTCCAGAAGTTCAAACACGCCTTCAACCTGCTG GGGAAGTTGAAGAACCACATTCAGAATCCCAGCGCTGTAGATCTGGTTCACTTCCTGTTCAATCCACTCAAGCTG GTGATCCAGACGTCTGGAGGAGTTGATCTGGCTAAAAGTGTAGTCGTTCCTCTCCTCACCAGAGAAGCCATCGAGTTCCTGCACACAGCGGGATCTGCGGAGGAGAGACACCTATGGGTGACACTAGGAGATGCATGGACCAAGTGCAA GCTGGAGTGGCCGAAGGATTATCCGTTTCCTTCGCACACGTTGAGTTTTCGGGATGGCTGGGAGCCGCCGGTGCTGGTGTCGCGGGAGCAGGACGTCACTCAGCTAGCGGAGAGACTGAACGCTGCGCAGAGCGAGACTCCGAGGCCGCCAATCACT CAGCAGACAGTGCAGGATTTCAGCAGTGCAGACGG GAATCTGGACGCTCACAGCAGGACGGCGCAGAGAAACTTTGCCAAATCCAAGTATGACTTTGTGGCCAGAAACAACACGGAGCTGTCTGTGCTGAAGGACGAGGTGGTGGAG GTGCTGGACGACAGGAAGCAGTGGTGGAAGGTGCGCAACGGAGCGGGAGCGTCAGGATACGTGCCAAACAACATCCTGGAGATCAGCAGAGCGGTGGACATGACGGGCCGCGGAGAGCCCATATACAGCCACACTAtacag CTAATGATGCCAAAAAAGGAATTTGAGTTGTTTAag AAGCAGCGGACAGATTATGTGCCCAGGCCGACAGTGACTGAAGCTCCGCCCACGCCGACCCCCCCTCCCCCGCCAGCCCCACTGCTACCCACTGCCAGCCCAGCCAATCAGAGTGCAGCAGCCATCATCCCAGCTAATCAGAGCACAGGGGCCACCAGCCCGGCCAATCAAAGAGCAGTGGCCACAAGCCCGGCCAATCAGAGCACAGCAGCTGCTGATCAGGCCAACCAAAGTGAGAGCAACAGCGGAGAGCAGCACGACGACACTGTGAGCGAGAGCGACAGCGTGAACATGAGAGAGCAGCAGAGGGAGAGAGCAGCGCCGGCCAacc GGCGTAAGTCTAACATGGAGGAGGTCCAGGATGAGCTGATGTACAGGCTGACTCTGGGTCGCAGCGCGCAGAAGCGGATCCAGACCCCGAGCCGGAGCAGTCAGCCGGCGCTCAGCATCAGCTACGACTCCACACCGCAGCAGGTCAAGGACTGGCTGATGCTCAAAGGCTTCAGCGCCGC GACCGTGAGCAGTCTCGGGGTGCTGACCGGCGCTCAGCTCTTCTCTCTGAATAAAGACGAGCTGAAGACGGTGTGTCCAGATGACGGCGCTCGCGTCTTCAGCCAGATCAGCGTGCAGAAGGCCGCTCTGGAG GTTTTCTTCTGA
- the eps8a gene encoding epidermal growth factor receptor kinase substrate 8a isoform X18 produces MDNRSGSVCVGQSPDMNGYTPPASQMNGHGSLSPDVPGKKSSGKALYEQRKNYTKNSINSLTDTSQYHVEHLTTFVMDRKEAMLTIEDGIRKLRLLDAKGKIWTQDMLLQVDNRAVSLIDHDSKNELENFPLGSIQHCQPVTNACSYDSILALVCKESGQGKPDLHLFQCEDIKASLIHMDIESAISDHKGGKIKKRPEVLKMILKSDGSIPPPPGGPAPQAPAAVNQVDTKSRVASWSAWTNEQQDNDPQRHYTELDTPPEMSAAQVDRDVQILNHILDDIEHFVTKLQKAAEAFNELSKRKKSKKSKKKGPGEGVLTLRAKPPTQDEFIDCFQKFKHAFNLLGKLKNHIQNPSAVDLVHFLFNPLKLVIQTSGGVDLAKSVVVPLLTREAIEFLHTAGSAEERHLWVTLGDAWTKCKLEWPKDYPFPSHTLSFRDGWEPPVLVSREQDVTQLAERLNAAQSETPRPPITQQTVQDFSSADGYGLTHATHKRLHQLETDMAMAALKHAVSRHVDRNLDAHSRTAQRNFAKSKYDFVARNNTELSVLKDEVVEVLDDRKQWWKVRNGAGASGYVPNNILEISRAVDMTGRGEPIYSHTIQKQRTDYVPRPTVTEAPPTPTPPPPPAPLLPTASPANQSAAAIIPANQSTGATSPANQRAVATSPANQSTAAADQANQSESNSGEQHDDTVSESDSVNMREQQRERAAPANRRKSNMEEVQDELMYRLTLGRSAQKRIQTPSRSSQPALSISYDSTPQQVKDWLMLKGFSAATVSSLGVLTGAQLFSLNKDELKTVCPDDGARVFSQISVQKAALEVFF; encoded by the exons cggaCACGGCTCGCTGTCTCCAGATGTTCCCGGCAAAAAGTCGAGTGGTAAAGCTCTGTACG AGCAAAGGAAAAACTACACCAAAAACAGCATCAACAGCCTGACGGACACGTCTCAGTATCATGTGGAG catCTGACCACGTTTGTGATGGACCGTAAGGAGGCGATGCTGACCATCGAGGACGGCATCAGGAAACTGCGGCTGCTGGACGCTAAAGGGAAGATCTGGACTCAGGACATGCTGCTGCAGGTGGACAACAGAGCAGTCAGCCTCATAGACCACGACAGCAAG aatgAGCTGGAGAACTTTCCTCTGGGCTCCATCCAGCACTGTCAGCCCGTCACCAACGCCTGCAGCTACGACTCCATCTTGGCTCTAGTGTGTAAGGAGTCCGGGCAGGGGAAACCAGACCTGCACCTGTTCCAGTGCGAGGACATCaag GCCAGTCTAATCCACATGGACATCGAGAGCGCCATCAGCGACCACAAGGGCGGGAAAATCAAGAAGAGGCCGGAGGTGCTGAA gaTGATCCTGAAGAGTGACGGAAGCATCCCTCCGCCTCCAGGAGGCCCCGCCCCTCAGGCGCcagcagctgtcaatcaagtggacACCAAGAGCCGAGTGGCCAGCTGGTCAGCCTGGACCAATGAGCAGCAGGACA acGACCCACAGAGACActacacagagctggacacgcctccTGAGATGAGCGCAGCACAGGTGGACAGAGATGTG CAAATCCTCAATCACATTCTGGACGACATCGAACACTTCGTCACCAAACTGCAGAAAGCTGCCGAGGCCTTTAACGAGCTCTCCAAACGCAAGAAGAGTAAGAAGAGCAAGAAGAAGGGCCCTGGAG AGGGAGTTCTGACACTGAGAGCCAAACCGCCGACTCAGGACGAGTTCATCGACTGCTTCCAGAAGTTCAAACACGCCTTCAACCTGCTG GGGAAGTTGAAGAACCACATTCAGAATCCCAGCGCTGTAGATCTGGTTCACTTCCTGTTCAATCCACTCAAGCTG GTGATCCAGACGTCTGGAGGAGTTGATCTGGCTAAAAGTGTAGTCGTTCCTCTCCTCACCAGAGAAGCCATCGAGTTCCTGCACACAGCGGGATCTGCGGAGGAGAGACACCTATGGGTGACACTAGGAGATGCATGGACCAAGTGCAA GCTGGAGTGGCCGAAGGATTATCCGTTTCCTTCGCACACGTTGAGTTTTCGGGATGGCTGGGAGCCGCCGGTGCTGGTGTCGCGGGAGCAGGACGTCACTCAGCTAGCGGAGAGACTGAACGCTGCGCAGAGCGAGACTCCGAGGCCGCCAATCACT CAGCAGACAGTGCAGGATTTCAGCAGTGCAGACGGGTACGGCCTCACTCACGCCACACACAAGCGTTTGCATCAGCTGGAGACAGATATGGCCATGGCCGCTCTCAAACATGCGGTCAGCCGGCATGTAGATAG GAATCTGGACGCTCACAGCAGGACGGCGCAGAGAAACTTTGCCAAATCCAAGTATGACTTTGTGGCCAGAAACAACACGGAGCTGTCTGTGCTGAAGGACGAGGTGGTGGAG GTGCTGGACGACAGGAAGCAGTGGTGGAAGGTGCGCAACGGAGCGGGAGCGTCAGGATACGTGCCAAACAACATCCTGGAGATCAGCAGAGCGGTGGACATGACGGGCCGCGGAGAGCCCATATACAGCCACACTAtacag AAGCAGCGGACAGATTATGTGCCCAGGCCGACAGTGACTGAAGCTCCGCCCACGCCGACCCCCCCTCCCCCGCCAGCCCCACTGCTACCCACTGCCAGCCCAGCCAATCAGAGTGCAGCAGCCATCATCCCAGCTAATCAGAGCACAGGGGCCACCAGCCCGGCCAATCAAAGAGCAGTGGCCACAAGCCCGGCCAATCAGAGCACAGCAGCTGCTGATCAGGCCAACCAAAGTGAGAGCAACAGCGGAGAGCAGCACGACGACACTGTGAGCGAGAGCGACAGCGTGAACATGAGAGAGCAGCAGAGGGAGAGAGCAGCGCCGGCCAacc GGCGTAAGTCTAACATGGAGGAGGTCCAGGATGAGCTGATGTACAGGCTGACTCTGGGTCGCAGCGCGCAGAAGCGGATCCAGACCCCGAGCCGGAGCAGTCAGCCGGCGCTCAGCATCAGCTACGACTCCACACCGCAGCAGGTCAAGGACTGGCTGATGCTCAAAGGCTTCAGCGCCGC GACCGTGAGCAGTCTCGGGGTGCTGACCGGCGCTCAGCTCTTCTCTCTGAATAAAGACGAGCTGAAGACGGTGTGTCCAGATGACGGCGCTCGCGTCTTCAGCCAGATCAGCGTGCAGAAGGCCGCTCTGGAG GTTTTCTTCTGA